CACGCGGATCCAGGGCCCCGCGGCCGGGCTGTTTTCGAGATTGCAGGCCACGGTGCACGTTTCACATCCGATACATCGTTCCTGATCGATCACCAATACCAGTCGCTTTGCCAAGGCTCGCTCTCCTACGCTTTGCGTACGTCAACGGCAACGTCGTTCATCGCCATGTTGGGCTCGAAGACCTTCTCTTGCACGGGATTGATCGCGTCATGCGTCAGGGCGTTCACATCCCCCTCCCTGAACTGATCGACCCACCAACCTTCACAGATGTTCACCACGCCCGGACGGACTCCTTCGGTTAACCGGGCTTTGAGCGTGGCCCTTCCGCGGTCGTTGAAGACCGTGACCCATTCATCGTTATCGATGTTTCTCGCCCGGGCGTCGAGGGGATTGATTTCCACCACGGGTTCCGGGTTCATCTCGAGCATTCGGGGCGCGTTGGCGAACATGGAATGGGTACGGAAGCGGCTGTGCCCCTGAACAAAGGTCAGGGGATACTTTTCATTGAACGACGGGCCCTCGAGGGGCTCCAAATAAACGGACAGCGCCTGTCCGAAAGGGTGCAGCCTTTCGGCGTACAGTTCGATCTTTCCGGACGGGGTGCTGAAGCGAACCTCGTCGTCGCGGTCCGGAACCTGAGACGCGTGGGTCTGCGCAGGACCCTGTTTCAGCCGTTCCACGTCGATGCCCTCCACGGAGGGATGGCCCGAGTCCAGCAACAGGTTGATGAATCCTTCTTCTCCGAAATCGAAATAGGATCCGAGCCCCATTTTGCGCGCGAGTCCGGAAGCAATATCCACGTCCGACCTGGATTCGTAGAGCGGTTCGACGACTTTTCGCTGAAGCTGAAGATACGGATGGGGCCCCATGATCAGGTCCGAAAACTCGAGGAAGGAACAGGCCGGCATTAGAATATCCGCATATCGGGCCGTTGGAGTCATGAAAAGATCGGCTACGGCTATGAATTCCAGATTCGGGAAGATTTCATTGCGGATCCGGTTGCTGTTGGCGCACTGGTTCAGGAAATTGATGAACGCCATCCAGACCGCTTTTATGGGAAACGGTTTACCCGAGGTAATGGCGTCGTACATCTGGAGAACGCCGAGGCGTTTCGAGGTCGGCCCCGAGGGATCGGCGTGCAGGAAAGGTTGCCAATTGAGCACCACGGGCCGATGTCCGGAACGGGACGAGAGGCTGACGTTGCCGGTGATGCTCGATAGGGCGGCCACGGCCCGGATCGAGAGGTCGCCGTGATAGGTCCGGCTGAGGCCCATGTGCGTTACAATGGAAACGGGCCGGGCGTTGATCATTTCTTCGGCCAGGCGGATAATCAATTGCTCCGGAATACCGGTGATGCCGGAAGCTGTTTCCGGAGGGTAGGCTTCGGCGAGTTCCTGCAGAAGCTGAAAGGACGGCTTGAGTTCCAACCCGTTTACCCGATAGCGGCCTGTCAGGGCCGCAGTGACTTCCTGAGCTTTGGCCGGTTTTAGGCCCTGGCCCTGCTCGTCCCATACCACGCAGTCGGATCCTTCTACCAGTCCGACGTCCCTTCCTCGGACGAGCGCGCCGGTGTCGGTCCGAACGAGGTAGGGAGCCACCGTGTGGAGCCGCAGGAACGCCTCGTCCTGCAGCCCCCTTTCGAGCACCACGTGTATCATACCCAGTGCGAGAGCGGCGTCCGTGCCCGGCCGGATACCCAAATACTCGTCCGCTTTGGATGCCGTGACCGTGAACCTGGGATCGATCACCACCAGGCGTGCGCCGCGCTCCTTGGCGTCCATGATCCGCCGCATCTGATTCAGCGGAACGCTTTCTCCCGGATTCGAGCCCCAGACGATGATCAGATTCGGATCCGACCATCCCGCCAGCAGTTCGTAAGGGAAGTGAGTGCCGAAAACGACCCGGGTGCCGCACGGGAGTCCGGCGTCTCCATACCCCCAGGTGCTCACTCGAGTGCCTTGAGTCAGGCTGGCCAGCCTCAAATACGCCCCGAACTTGGTCGTGCCCGAGCCCGGACCGCCCAGCACCCAGCCAATGGAGGACTCGCCGTGTTCGGATGCAATTTCCCGGAAACGGGTCGCCACCGTGCCCAACGCCTCATCCCAGGATATGCGCTCGAACTTCCCTTCGCCCCGTTGTCCCACACGCTTCATGGGGTACTTGAGACGATCCGGATGGTAGGTGATGTCCAGGCTCGAGAGCCCCCGCAGGCAGATTCTCCGGTATCCGGGATCCGGAAAATCCGCCGGTTCCAGCTTGACGACCCGGTCTCCATGCACGTGAGCCAGGATTCCGCAGGCGTCAATGCCGCAATGGGCGGGGCAGGCCGTTCTGACGATCCGGACGTCTTCTTTCTTCACCATGAATACAGAACCCTCCATGTCAAAACGACGTATATTTTAGCAAGAAACGGCAACGGAGGATGATTGTAGCTGATTATCACGGCGTTTCAACTACATGATCACAATGTGCTGGTTATCCCGCCGGGGGACGCTCTTCCCATTTCTTGAGGGCGTCCAGGTATTCCCCCGAGCGGTCGAGGTAAAAGGAAAGAGCCCTCGAGAAGTTTTTTCCCACGAGACCGTGCACGAACATCAGGCTGATTTCCTCCTGTTCTCGAAGAATGGATTGGGATCCGATGAAGATCCGCCGCTCTTCGGGGGGGAGGGTGCTCAGAATCGCTCGCAGGGTCACGCGGGCGCGGGGCTGGAGCATCCAGAAATAGAGAAGATCCAGGGCATTGATGATGATGATTTTACGCAGGCCACGGAGTTCACCCCCGGCCCGGGCTTCCAGTTCCTGGGATTCGCGCAGCAGTTCCGACGCGTCTTTTTCCGGGAAGAGCAGTTCCAGTTGCGCGTAGGTATCGAACAGGTTGACGAGCTTGCTGCTGTAATCCCTCCACCGCATTCGGATATTCTGATAGCGGTCGACCGTGCCTTCAAGAAAACCGGCCACCAAATCGGAGGCCAACTTCGAGATGACGGCGGCCCATTTCTGGAGGATGACGTCCACGCCGATTACGCCGGCAAAGGCCAGCGCTCCGCCGGCTATGGTGTTGAACGCCACGGCGATAGGTACGGACACCAGGGTCCGAAAAAGGTTCCCGTAGACAGCGCCTTTGGGGAAGCCCCGGAAGGCGTTATGGCTCGAAATATACAATCCGTTGGCCAGGGCTATGACTGTGTACAATGCCGCAGGATTGGTGCTCGTGGTGATGCCGAATCCGCGGTCTAACAGTACGGTTTTGACCACGTAATCGAGCAGGGGAACGGAAAATCCCGTATACATCAGAGAATCGGTGATGCGTTCCCAGCTGACAAAATCGTCCCACCTGAGAAGAGGAGAGCGGCGGATGCCGCCTCCTCCCAGGACCGATTGGAGGACGATCCGCAACCCCGTGATGCCGAACCAGATGAAGGCTCCGAAGTAGGCCAGGAGCCACCAGTCTTTGGTCAAGTAGAAGGTCAGGAAGGCGGGAATGAACCCGATCAACAGCTTCAGGCCGTTCTTGACGCCGGTGTTGAGGTATTTCCAGGACAGACCCCGTTTCTCGGCTTTGGTTGTCGGAGGATCGAGGGTCAGGCCGTTGCTGACTTCCGCTTGCACGCCTCCCAACGTGACGATGTTTCCGGGTGATTCCAGGCGGATCGAGTCTTCCGCCACGACCCAGTCTTCCCGGCGCGCTTCCGCAAGAAATCCTACGCAGGGCAGACGGCGTACGAATCTGAAAAAGGATCGCGCCGCCTTGGATTCCCCTCCTCTCGGCAGATGGGTCGTGCGGCGAAAAGCCTGTGCAGTGACAGGGATGATATCCCGTACCGGGCCCTTTGGGTGATCGATCTCTTTCCGCGCCCGTTTCGTCAGGGTTTCCTTGATCGCCAGCCCCATACCGTGGACTCGAGGGGCCCGCCCCGTGGAATCACTTCCGATACGTGCTTCTATAGGCGCGCCTTTGTAGGTGTCTTTCAGACTGCCGATGTCGTGCAGGATGTCGTGAAGCTTCGCGATGCGATCCGGATCGCCGCCGCCGCTGTTCAGGCGATCGATCATGGATAGGATCATCCGTTTGAGATGGACCACATTGCCGCCGTTAATGGCCGTCTGGAGCTCGTTTATCTGTTCGAAATGAGCCGTCTTCCCTTCGGCGTAGTCTTTGAGGTTGAAAATCTCGAGCCTCGATATGGCGCCTTCACAGTCGTACAGCAGCTCCAGCACGTCCTCCGCCCGGAGGTTGGTGAGATTGAGCGTCACGTAGTAGACGGGATGTAATTTACTCAATCGCTCGATGAGCTGACGGGCGGAGAGATTCAAAAGCCTCGGCGCCTCCGGGCCCTCGGCCGGGATGTTCGGATTCGGTATATGGGGATTGGCCGAAGGCTTGAGAAACGTCTCCATAATGGCTTCGGTGTCCATACGGT
Above is a genomic segment from Deltaproteobacteria bacterium containing:
- a CDS encoding molybdopterin-dependent oxidoreductase; the protein is MVKKEDVRIVRTACPAHCGIDACGILAHVHGDRVVKLEPADFPDPGYRRICLRGLSSLDITYHPDRLKYPMKRVGQRGEGKFERISWDEALGTVATRFREIASEHGESSIGWVLGGPGSGTTKFGAYLRLASLTQGTRVSTWGYGDAGLPCGTRVVFGTHFPYELLAGWSDPNLIIVWGSNPGESVPLNQMRRIMDAKERGARLVVIDPRFTVTASKADEYLGIRPGTDAALALGMIHVVLERGLQDEAFLRLHTVAPYLVRTDTGALVRGRDVGLVEGSDCVVWDEQGQGLKPAKAQEVTAALTGRYRVNGLELKPSFQLLQELAEAYPPETASGITGIPEQLIIRLAEEMINARPVSIVTHMGLSRTYHGDLSIRAVAALSSITGNVSLSSRSGHRPVVLNWQPFLHADPSGPTSKRLGVLQMYDAITSGKPFPIKAVWMAFINFLNQCANSNRIRNEIFPNLEFIAVADLFMTPTARYADILMPACSFLEFSDLIMGPHPYLQLQRKVVEPLYESRSDVDIASGLARKMGLGSYFDFGEEGFINLLLDSGHPSVEGIDVERLKQGPAQTHASQVPDRDDEVRFSTPSGKIELYAERLHPFGQALSVYLEPLEGPSFNEKYPLTFVQGHSRFRTHSMFANAPRMLEMNPEPVVEINPLDARARNIDNDEWVTVFNDRGRATLKARLTEGVRPGVVNICEGWWVDQFREGDVNALTHDAINPVQEKVFEPNMAMNDVAVDVRKA